From one Marmota flaviventris isolate mMarFla1 chromosome 1, mMarFla1.hap1, whole genome shotgun sequence genomic stretch:
- the Tug1 gene encoding taurine up-regulated 1: LEEALARPPPLPGLVGRRSGRAVDRAIGWRLFLLLWHPALGAQARPPRRAPGGRWRSRRVFLLVRRTRAAAYAFAIRRGVVRVVGGGGQLLRPAPGEAAAAAGFGAAGEAGVAGAGLEAWRHPSGPARTQLGGQEGAGGWLVVGFLLCLFLLMPP; the protein is encoded by the coding sequence CTCGAAGAAGCCCTGGCGcgccctccccccctccccggTCTGGTAGGGCGAAGGAGCGGGCGCGCGGTCGATCGAGCGATCGGTTGGCGGCTCTTTCTCCTGCTCTGGCATCCAGCTCTTGGGGCGCAGGCCCGGCCGCCGCGGCGCGCGCCCGGTGGCCGTTGGCGCTCGCGCCGCGTCTTTCTTCTTGTACGCAGAACTCGGGCGGCGGCCTATGCGTTTGCGATTCGACGAGGAGTCGTCCGGGTGGTCGGTGGCGGCGGGCAACTCCTCCGCCCCGCTCCCGGggaggcggcggcagcggcgggaTTTGGCGCGGCCGGGGAGGCGGGGGTGGCCGGGGCCGGCCTGGAGGCCTGGCGCCACCCTTCCGGGCCTGCAAGAACCCAGTTGGGGGGGCAGGAGGGAGCTGGAGGATGGTTGGTGGTGGGCTTTCTACTTTGCCTTTTCCTCCTCATGCCGCCTTAG